A genomic window from Emys orbicularis isolate rEmyOrb1 chromosome 24, rEmyOrb1.hap1, whole genome shotgun sequence includes:
- the MATK gene encoding megakaryocyte-associated tyrosine-protein kinase, with protein sequence MSTKRWLPGTQCITKHDHTKPKARELAFRKGDIITIVKVCEQKGWYQAKHHDTGEEGLLSASSVREREAIRVDPKLSLMPWFHGKISGMEAVQALQPPEDGLFLVRESIRHPGDYVLCVSFGQEVIHYRVIYQENQLSIDASICFYNLIDMIEHYMKDQGAICTKLVKPKPKPGMKSAEEELAKAGWLLKLQHLTLGDKIGEGEFGAVLQGDYMGQKVAVKNIKCDVTAQAFLAETAAMTKVRHKNLVRLLGVILHNGLYIVMEYMSKGNLVNFLRTRGRSVLQPKQLIQFALDISQGMDYLESKKLVHRDLAARNILISEENVAKVSDFGLAKVDPKGVDDTKLPVKWTAPEALKNNKFSTKSDVWSYGILLWELFSYGRAPYSKMTLKEVTEMVEKGYRMEAPEECPPSLYTLMKSCWEIEPGKRPSFKKLTEKLQKELKHIGDS encoded by the exons ATGTCAACA AAACGCTGGTTGCCGGGAACGCAGTGCATCACCAAGCACGACCACACCAAGCCCAAAGCCCGCGAGCTCGCCTTCCGCAAGGGCGACATCATCACCATCGTCAAGGTCTGCGAG CAGAAAGGCTGGTACCAAGCGAAACACCACGACACCGGCGAGGAGGGGCTGCTCTCGGCCAGCTCGGTGCGGGAGCGCGAAGCCATCCGTGTCGACCCCAAGCTCAGCCTGATGCC CTGGTTCCACGGGAAGATCTCTGGTATGGAGGCCGTGCAGGCGCTCCAGCCCCCTGAGGACGGGCTCTTCCTGGTGCGGGAGTCCATCCGGCACCCCGGGGACTACGTGCTGTGCGTCAGCTTCGGCCAGGAGGTCATCCACTACCGCGTCATCTACCAGGAGAACCAGCTGAGCATCGACGCCTCCATCTGCTTCTACAACCTCATTGACATGATCGAG CACTATATGAAGGACCAGGGAGCCATCTGCACCAAGCTGGTAAAACCCAAACCAAAGCCCGGGATGAAGTCTGCTGAGGAGGAGCTGGCCAAGG CCGGTTGGTTACTGAAACTGCAGCACCTCACACTGGGAGACAAGATTGGGGAAGGAGAATTCGGAG ccGTCCTGCAGGGAGATTACATGGGGCAGAAAGTGGCCGTGAAGAACATCAAGTGCGACGTCACCGCCCAGGCCTTTCTCGCTGAGACCGCTGCCATGAC GAAGGTCCGTCACAAAAACCTGGTGCGGCTGCTGGGCGTGATCCTGCACAACGGCCTCTATATCGTCATGGAGTACATGAGCAAG GGGAACCTGGTCAACTTCCTGCGGACACGGGGCAGATCCGTCCTCCAGCCCAAGCAGCTCATCCAGTTCGCCCT GGACATCTCCCAGGGGATGGACTACCTGGAGTCCAAGAAGCTGGTGCACAGGGACCTTGCTGCCCGCAACATCCTGATATCAGAGGAGAACGTGGCCAAAGTGAGTGACTTCGGCTTGGCCAAGGTGGACCCGAAAGGCGTAGACGACACCAAGCTGCCGGTCAAGTGGACAGCTCCGGAGGCCCTGAAAAATAAT AAATTCTCAACCAAGTCGGACGTCTGGAGCTACGGGATCCTCCTGTGGGAACTGTTCTCCTACGGCCGGGCGCCCTACTCCAAGATG aCTCTGAAGGAAGTGACGGAGATGGTGGAGAAGGGGTACCGGATGGAGGCCCCTGAGGAATGCCCACCCTCCCTCTACACCCTGATGAAGAGCTGCTGGGAGATAGAGCCGGGGAAGCGGCCTTCCTTCAAGAAGCTCACCGAGAAGCTGCAGAAGGAGCTGAAGCACATAGGGGACAGTTAG